A region of Micropterus dolomieu isolate WLL.071019.BEF.003 ecotype Adirondacks linkage group LG01, ASM2129224v1, whole genome shotgun sequence DNA encodes the following proteins:
- the LOC123969726 gene encoding hexokinase-1-like, with protein MIAAQLLAYYFTELKDDQLKKIDKYLYSMRFSDETLKDIMNRFRREMENGLGRDTNPTATLKMLPTFVRSIPDGSEKGDFIALDLGGSNFRILRVKVTQDKKQPVQMESQVYDTPDDIIHGSGTQLFDHVADCLGDFMEKQKIKDKKLPVGFTFSFPCTQTKLDEAVLVTWTKKFKASGVEGMDVVKLLNKAIKKRGDYEADIMAVVNDTVGTMMTCGFDDQRCQVGIIIGTGTNACYMEEMRHIDLVEGDEGRMCINTEWGAFGDDGSLEDIRTEYDREIDRGSINPGKQLFEKMVSGMYLGELVRLILVKMAKEGLLFEGRITPELLTKGKIETKHVSAIEKTKEGLKKCMEILTRLGVEPSDEDCLAVQHVCTIVSFRSANLIASTLGGILSRLKENKGPVRLRTTVGIDGSLYKMHPQYARRLHKTVRRLVPDSDVRFLLSESGSAKGAAMVTAVAYRLTEQARQIQETMAEFRLSKAQLLEVKKRMRMEIERGLKKDSHKEATVKMLPTFVRSTPDGTENGDFLALDLGGTNFRVLLVKIRSGKRRSVEMHNKIYAIPIEVMQGTGEELFDHIVHCISDFLDYMGMKSARLPLGFTFSFPCHQTSLDAGILVTWTKGFKATDCEGEDVVELLREAIKRKEEFELDVVAIVNDTVGTMMTCAYEEPTCEVGLIAGTGSNACYMEETKNIEIVEGNEGRMCVNMEWGAFGDNGCLDDIRTKYDQAVDDNSLNEGKQRYEKMCSGMYLGEIVRQILIDLTRRGFLFRGQISETLKTRGIFETKFLSQIESDRLALLQVRAILQQLGLDSTCDDSIIVKEVCGTVSRRAAQICGAGMAAVVDKIRENRGLDHLDITVGVDGTLYKLHPHFSRIFQQTVKDLAPKCDVTFLLSEDGSGKGAALITAVGCRQRELEAQQH; from the exons AAAAGGGGGACTTCATTGCTCTGGACCTTGGAGGGTCCAACTTTCGGATCCTGCGTGTCAAAGTGACACAGGACAAGAAGCAGCCGGTTCAAATGGAGAGCCAGGTGTATGACACCCCTGATGACATTATCCATGGCAGCGGGACACAG CTCTTTGACCATGTTGCGGATTGCCTGGGCGACTTCATGGAGAAGCAGAAAATCAAGGATAAAAAGCTTCCTGTAGGATTTACGTTCTCCTTCCCCTGTACCCAAACCAAACTAGATGAG GCGGTCTTAGTGACATGGACAAAGAAGTTTAAAGCCAGTGGAGTAGAAGGCATGGATGTTGTGAAGCTTCTGAATAAGGCCATCAAGAAACGAGGg gaCTATGAGGCAGACATCATGGCTGTGGTGAATGACACAGTTGGCACCATGATGACCTGCGGCTTTGACGACCAGCGGTGTCAAGTGGGCATCATCATAG GAACGGGAACAAACGCCTGCTACATGGAGGAAATGCGGCACATTGACCTGGTGGAAGGGGACGAAGGCCGGATGTGCATCAACACCGAGTGGGGTGCCTTTGGGGATGATGGGTCCCTAGAGGACATTCGCACAGAGTATGACCGCGAGATCGACAGGGGCTCTATCAACCCAGGAAAGCagct GTTTGAAAAGATGGTGAGTGGGATGTACCTAGGAGAGCTGGTTCGACTCATCCTGGTCAAGATGGCCAAAGAGGGGCTGCTATTTGAGGGACGGATAACCCCCGAGCTCCTGACCAAGGGAAAGATTGAGACGAAACATGTTTCTGCCATTGAAAA GACTAAAGAAGGACTGAAGAAATGTATGGAAATCCTGACAAGGCTCGGGGTGGAGCCGTCAGATGAAGACTGTCTGGCTGTGCAGCACGTGTGCACCATCGTATCCTTCCGCTCAGCAAATCTTATTGCTTCAACACTGGGAGGCATCCTCTCTCGCCTAAAGGAAAACAAAGGACCCGTGCGCCTACGCACCACTGTGGGCATCGACGGGTCTCTCTACAAGATGCACCCTCA ATATGCCCGCCGCCTGCACAAGACAGTGCGTCGCTTGGTCCCAGACTCAGATGTCCGCTTCCTGCTGTCTGAGAGTGGGAGTGCGAAAGGCGCAGCCATGGTGACAGCAGTGGCGTACCGTTTGACGGAGCAGGCGCGCCAGATTCAGGAGACTATGGCCGAATTCCGACTGAGCAAAGCGCAGCTGTTAGAAGTGAAGAAACGCATGAGGATGGAGATCGAAAGAGGCCTCAAGAAGGACAGCCACAAGGAGGCAACAGTCAAAATGTTGCCTACCTTTGTCCGAAGTACACCAGATGGAACAG AGAACGGAGATTTCCTCGCTCTGGACCTCGGAGGGACAAATTTCCGTGTGCTCCTGGTAAAGATTCGCAGCGGGAAGAGGCGATCGGTGGAGATGCATAACAAAATCTACGCCATTCCCATAGAAGTCATGCAGGGGACAGGAGAAGAG CTCTTTGACCACATTGTGCACTGCATCTCCGACTTCCTGGACTACATGGGAATGAAAAGTGCTCGGCTGCCACTGGGTTTcaccttctccttcccctgccATCAGACCAGCTTGGATGCA GGTATCCTTGTAACCTGGACCAAAGGCTTCAAGGCCACAGACTGTGAGGGGGAAGACGTGGTGGAGCTTCTTCGGGAAGCGATCAAGCGGAAAGAG GAGTTTGAGCTGGATGTGGTTGCCATAGTGAACGACACAGTGGGGACGATGATGACCTGCGCATATGAGGAACCCACCTGTGAGGTGGGGCTGATCGCAG GTACGGGCAGTAACGCCTGCTACATGGAAGAGACAAAGAACATCGAGATAGTGGAGGGAAACGAGGGCCGTATGTGTGTCAATATGGAGTGGGGGGCGTTTGGCGACAACGGCTGCCTGGATGACATCAGGACGAAGTACGACCAGGCAGTGGACGACAACTCGCTCAATGAAGGCAAACAAAG ATATGAGAAGATGTGCAGTGGTATGTACCTGGGAGAGATCGTCAGGCAGATTTTGATTGATCTGACCAGGCGTGGCTTCCTCTTCCGGGGACAAATCTCTGAGACATTAAAGACCAGGGGCATCTTCGAGACAAAGTTCCTGTCACAGATAGAAAG CGATCGTCTGGCGCTGCTGCAGGTCAGGGCGATCCTGCAGCAGCTGGGGCTCGACAGCACCTGTGATGACAGTATTATCGTCAAGGAGGTGTGTGGCACGGTGTCCCGCCGTGCGGCTCAGATCTGCGGAGCCGGAATGGCTGCTGTGGTGGACAAGATCCGTGAGAACAGAGGATTGGACCACCTGGATATTACCGTGGGCGTGGACGGCACGCTCTACAAGCTGCACCCACA CTTTTCTCGGATCTTCCAGCAGACAGTGAAGGACCTCGCCCCAAAATGTGACGTCACTTTCTTGCTATCCGAGGATGGCAGCGGCAAGGGTGCCGCCCTCATCACTGCTGTGGGTTGCCGCCAAAGGGAGCTGGAGGCGCAGCAGCACTGA